A window of the Mesorhizobium opportunistum WSM2075 genome harbors these coding sequences:
- the clpA gene encoding ATP-dependent Clp protease ATP-binding subunit ClpA, producing MPAFSQGLEKALHQALTLANERHHEYATLEHLLLALIDDTEAAAVMRACNVDLDELKHTVLTYIDTELDNLVTGYDEDSKPTAGFQRVIQRAVIHVQSSGREEVSGANVLVAIFAERESHAAYFLQEQQMTRYDAVNYISHGIAKRPGASETRSPRGADDEQGGQNGAEPQEEGGKKKQQQDALTAYCVNLNNKAKAGKIDPLIGRESEINRTIQVLCRRSKNNPLYVGDPGVGKTAIAEGLAKRIVEGDVPEVLHNATIFALDMGTLLAGTRYRGDFEERLKQVVKELEDYPGAVLFIDEIHTVIGAGATSGGAMDASNLLKPALSSGAIRCIGSTTYKEFRQFFEKDRALVRRFQKIDVNEPTIEDAIEIMKGLKPYFEEFHKVRYTSEAIKASVELSARYINDRKLPDKAIDVIDETGASQMLVPEAKRKKTIGIKEIEATIATMARIPPKTVSADDEKVLQGLDIELKRVVYGQDTAITALTSAIKLARAGLREPEKPIGSYLFSGPTGVGKTEVAKQLAASLGVELIRFDMSEYMERHTVSRLIGAPPGYVGFDQGGLLTDGVDQHPHCVLLLDEVEKAHPDLFNILLQVMDHGKLTDHNGKQIDFRNVILIMTTNAGASDAQRAAIGFGSTKREGDDVEAINRLFTPEFRNRLDAIIPFGSLPVPVIHQVVQKFVMQLEAQLSERGVTFDLSSDAIAWLADKGYDERMGARPLGRVIQEHIKKPLADEVLFGKLKKGGTVRVTVEKKETGETGLKLESLADEAPVKPKKEEPEDAPKPRKAVAKKPAAKKVVAQKPEPKGKDGGKRSLVPQLPRKG from the coding sequence ATGCCGGCTTTCTCCCAAGGCCTGGAAAAGGCGCTTCACCAAGCGCTGACGCTCGCCAATGAGCGGCACCATGAATATGCAACCCTTGAACACCTGCTGCTCGCGCTGATCGACGACACCGAGGCGGCCGCCGTCATGCGCGCCTGCAACGTCGATCTCGACGAGCTCAAGCACACCGTTCTCACCTATATCGACACCGAGCTCGACAACCTGGTCACCGGTTACGACGAGGATTCCAAGCCGACCGCCGGTTTCCAGCGCGTCATCCAGCGCGCGGTCATCCACGTGCAGTCGTCGGGCCGCGAGGAAGTGTCGGGCGCCAACGTGCTCGTTGCCATCTTCGCCGAGCGCGAGAGCCATGCCGCTTATTTCCTGCAGGAACAGCAGATGACCCGCTACGACGCGGTCAACTATATCTCGCACGGCATCGCCAAGCGCCCTGGCGCTTCCGAGACGCGTTCGCCGCGCGGCGCCGATGACGAGCAGGGCGGCCAGAACGGCGCCGAGCCGCAAGAGGAAGGCGGCAAGAAGAAGCAGCAGCAGGATGCGCTGACCGCTTATTGCGTCAACCTCAACAACAAGGCCAAGGCCGGCAAGATCGATCCGCTGATCGGCCGCGAGTCGGAGATCAACCGCACCATCCAGGTGCTGTGCCGCCGCTCCAAGAACAATCCGCTCTATGTCGGCGACCCCGGCGTCGGCAAGACGGCGATCGCCGAAGGCCTCGCCAAGCGCATCGTCGAAGGCGATGTTCCCGAAGTGCTGCACAATGCCACCATTTTCGCGCTCGACATGGGCACGCTTCTGGCCGGCACGCGCTACCGCGGTGATTTCGAGGAACGGCTAAAGCAGGTCGTCAAAGAACTCGAGGATTATCCGGGTGCCGTGCTGTTCATCGACGAGATCCACACCGTGATCGGTGCCGGCGCCACTTCGGGCGGCGCCATGGACGCGTCGAACCTGTTGAAGCCGGCGTTGTCGTCGGGTGCGATCCGTTGCATCGGCTCGACCACCTACAAGGAGTTCCGCCAGTTCTTCGAAAAGGACCGTGCCCTGGTGCGGCGCTTCCAGAAGATCGACGTCAACGAGCCGACCATCGAGGATGCCATCGAGATCATGAAGGGCTTGAAGCCCTATTTCGAGGAGTTCCACAAGGTCCGCTACACGAGCGAAGCCATCAAGGCCTCGGTCGAGCTGTCGGCGCGCTACATCAACGACCGCAAGCTGCCGGACAAAGCGATCGACGTGATCGACGAAACCGGCGCCTCGCAGATGCTGGTGCCGGAAGCCAAGCGTAAGAAGACGATCGGCATCAAGGAGATCGAGGCAACGATCGCCACCATGGCCCGCATCCCGCCGAAGACGGTTTCGGCCGATGACGAGAAGGTGCTGCAGGGCCTCGACATCGAGCTGAAGCGCGTTGTCTACGGCCAGGACACCGCGATCACCGCGCTGACCTCGGCGATCAAGCTGGCCCGTGCCGGCCTGCGCGAACCGGAGAAGCCGATCGGCTCCTATCTGTTCTCGGGGCCTACCGGCGTCGGCAAGACCGAAGTGGCCAAGCAGTTGGCCGCCTCGCTCGGCGTCGAGCTGATCCGCTTCGACATGTCGGAATATATGGAACGCCACACCGTTTCGCGGCTGATCGGCGCGCCTCCCGGCTATGTCGGCTTCGACCAGGGCGGTCTTTTGACCGATGGCGTCGACCAGCATCCGCACTGCGTGCTGCTGCTCGACGAGGTCGAGAAGGCGCATCCGGACCTGTTCAACATCTTGTTGCAGGTCATGGACCACGGCAAGCTGACCGACCATAACGGCAAGCAGATCGACTTCCGCAATGTCATCCTGATCATGACCACCAATGCGGGCGCGTCCGATGCGCAGCGCGCGGCGATCGGTTTCGGGTCGACCAAGCGTGAAGGCGACGATGTCGAGGCGATCAACCGGCTGTTCACGCCGGAATTCCGCAACCGTCTCGATGCGATCATCCCGTTCGGCTCGCTGCCGGTGCCGGTCATCCATCAGGTGGTGCAGAAGTTCGTCATGCAGCTCGAGGCCCAGCTCTCCGAGCGTGGCGTTACCTTCGACCTGTCGTCGGACGCCATCGCATGGCTCGCCGACAAGGGCTATGACGAGCGCATGGGCGCACGGCCTCTCGGCCGTGTCATCCAGGAGCACATCAAGAAGCCGTTGGCCGACGAGGTTCTGTTCGGCAAGCTCAAGAAGGGCGGCACGGTGCGTGTCACCGTCGAGAAGAAGGAAACCGGCGAGACCGGCCTGAAACTCGAATCGCTGGCCGACGAGGCGCCGGTGAAGCCGAAGAAGGAAGAGCCGGAAGACGCGCCGAAGCCGCGCAAGGCAGTGGCCAAGAAGCCCGCCGCGAAGAAGGTGGTGGCGCAGAAGCCGGAGCCCAAGGGCAAGGATGGCGGCAAGCGCAGCCTGGTACCGCAACTGCCCCGCAAGGGCTGA